In Micrococcus luteus NCTC 2665, a single window of DNA contains:
- a CDS encoding DUF485 domain-containing protein yields the protein MSSSEPTAPVPTAAQFRAAQQSEEFIELRRTHRSFAFPMTVAFFVWYLVFVIAGAFFPEFMSIRLGGNITLGLVLGLLQFVTTFLITFAYVRYSNRTLDPRATALRERLERESAGAHENPEATR from the coding sequence ATGTCATCCAGCGAGCCCACGGCGCCGGTCCCCACGGCCGCGCAGTTCCGCGCCGCGCAGCAGTCCGAGGAGTTCATCGAGCTCCGGCGCACCCACCGATCCTTCGCCTTCCCCATGACCGTGGCGTTCTTCGTCTGGTACCTGGTGTTCGTGATCGCCGGCGCGTTCTTCCCCGAGTTCATGTCCATCCGCCTCGGCGGCAACATCACCTTGGGCCTGGTCCTCGGACTGCTGCAGTTCGTCACCACGTTCCTGATCACCTTCGCCTACGTCCGCTACTCGAACCGGACCCTGGACCCCCGCGCCACGGCGCTGCGTGAGCGCCTCGAGCGCGAGTCCGCCGGCGCCCACGAGAACCCGGAGGCCACGCGATGA